In one Vibrio sp. CB1-14 genomic region, the following are encoded:
- a CDS encoding VF530 family DNA-binding protein — translation MMTDEERIELQQNNPLHGLKLETMLQELVDFYGWDILDTAMRFNCFNTKPTIASSVKYLKKTEWAREKLENFYLYRFKRMPRASAEEYNIPPRARTFPHGIKPKEPMALTVESILKSQAKAATAFKERSGRGRPPRR, via the coding sequence ATGATGACTGACGAAGAAAGAATTGAACTGCAACAAAACAACCCACTACATGGGCTAAAGCTTGAAACCATGTTGCAAGAGTTAGTGGATTTTTATGGCTGGGACATTCTCGATACCGCAATGCGTTTCAACTGCTTTAACACAAAGCCTACGATTGCGAGTAGCGTGAAGTATCTGAAAAAAACTGAGTGGGCGAGAGAAAAGTTAGAGAACTTTTACCTTTATCGCTTCAAACGCATGCCAAGAGCGAGCGCAGAAGAATACAACATCCCACCAAGAGCACGCACCTTCCCGCACGGGATTAAACCGAAAGAGCCGATGGCGCTCACTGTTGAGTCGATTCTTAAATCACAAGCTAAAGCGGCTACAGCATTTAAGGAACGTTCAGGGCGCGGACGTCCACCACGTCGATAA
- a CDS encoding DUF3360 domain-containing protein, translating to MSSTLESIHVTTDKPQANEDELNYEQQHKPRSEFASREQYLEHELQIMAPKRWRPNLPFKDYRFEIEDTIPAMAATIGKVVMVGAIAATFAGALGLNEGFVLENVRYELLIASVFIILFSGFLLPTANLAGTHGPLIPLIPIVVAAGGHPMAFGLLIGAFGLVLAISKGGSMLASLTSKGVCGGLLLYLGFVGTASQVKKLFAWAEGIGMSHIAFVVIFCTIILYALLEHFRKRWLAVPLSCLLGGTLAFAMGAPFSFQTEPGLPNMNPMYWWGEDTGWMLGLPTLEHFMVVLPFAILAVAMWSPDFLGHQVFQKISYPERTEKVHMNIDDTMTTASIRQTFGSLLGGTNFTSSWGTYIVPAAIAKRPIPAGALLTALFCIIAAVWGYPMDLAIWQPVLCVALIVGVFVPLLEAGMEMTREGKTTQSAAIVVFSSVLVNPAFGWSLTMLLDNLGLVGCKERSGELSKMSRWVLPGIMFIVLSSVMALVGLLPGIPAIIPSFR from the coding sequence ATGAGCAGTACTTTAGAGTCCATACATGTAACAACTGACAAGCCTCAAGCCAATGAGGATGAACTCAACTATGAACAGCAGCATAAACCAAGATCAGAATTTGCTTCCCGAGAACAATATTTAGAACACGAATTGCAAATCATGGCGCCCAAACGCTGGCGTCCCAATTTGCCGTTTAAAGACTATCGATTTGAGATAGAAGACACTATCCCTGCGATGGCGGCGACCATTGGTAAAGTGGTTATGGTGGGTGCCATTGCCGCAACGTTTGCCGGCGCTCTAGGGCTTAATGAAGGCTTTGTTTTAGAAAACGTGCGTTATGAACTACTCATAGCCTCTGTTTTCATTATTCTTTTCTCTGGCTTTTTATTGCCGACCGCCAACCTCGCCGGTACACATGGTCCACTCATTCCTTTAATTCCCATTGTTGTCGCTGCTGGCGGACACCCTATGGCTTTTGGGTTGTTGATTGGTGCGTTTGGTTTAGTCTTAGCCATCAGTAAAGGTGGCAGCATGTTAGCCAGCCTCACCAGCAAAGGGGTGTGTGGCGGGCTATTGCTCTACTTAGGCTTTGTTGGAACCGCATCTCAAGTTAAAAAGCTATTCGCTTGGGCCGAAGGAATCGGCATGAGTCACATTGCTTTTGTTGTGATCTTTTGCACCATTATTCTGTACGCCTTATTGGAGCATTTTCGTAAGCGCTGGCTAGCCGTACCGCTTAGCTGCCTACTCGGTGGGACGTTAGCGTTTGCCATGGGTGCTCCGTTCTCTTTTCAAACCGAGCCAGGTTTGCCCAACATGAACCCTATGTATTGGTGGGGAGAGGACACTGGCTGGATGCTAGGCCTACCAACGCTTGAGCACTTCATGGTGGTATTACCGTTTGCTATCTTAGCAGTGGCGATGTGGTCACCGGACTTTTTAGGCCATCAAGTGTTCCAGAAAATTAGCTATCCAGAGCGTACAGAAAAAGTACACATGAACATCGACGACACCATGACTACGGCCTCGATTCGTCAAACGTTCGGTTCTTTGCTTGGCGGTACTAACTTTACTTCGTCGTGGGGCACTTATATCGTGCCAGCAGCGATTGCTAAACGTCCTATACCAGCTGGTGCGTTGCTAACGGCACTGTTCTGTATTATCGCTGCTGTTTGGGGCTACCCAATGGATCTTGCGATATGGCAACCTGTCCTTTGTGTTGCGCTCATTGTTGGGGTATTCGTACCATTGCTAGAGGCTGGAATGGAAATGACGCGTGAAGGGAAAACCACACAATCGGCAGCGATTGTTGTGTTTTCTTCGGTGCTCGTTAACCCAGCATTTGGCTGGTCCCTCACCATGCTGTTGGACAATTTAGGCTTGGTTGGCTGCAAAGAACGCAGCGGTGAACTCAGTAAAATGAGCCGTTGGGTACTGCCTGGAATCATGTTTATCGTGCTAAGTAGTGTGATGGCGTTGGTGGGTTTGCTGCCTGGGATTCCGGCGATTATTCCGAGTTTTCGTTAG
- a CDS encoding carbohydrate ABC transporter permease, producing MTTKVATPSSSEPQNAKFSISRLRRSPLTILVHLSVLLIVILWTLPTAGLLISSFRDKDQLALSGWWTSLTASKQNLVARTDNPDTQVKLGDVYVLSGQLLVNDTQTEIMAFGFSSREPTKFLPSEVAEMRKGGKLTVSEDGHYKMTSPEPFTGKRGKRIFYTAVVPPKFGLDNYREVLTAEGIGRSFINSLTVTIPATIIPILIAAYAAYALSWMKMPGRNLLIALVVGLLVVPLQMSLIPLLRLYNDIGAFFGVGAKTYLGIWLAHTGFGLPLAIYLLRNYISSLPREIIESAKVDGATDFEIFMRIVLPLSFPALASFAIFQFLWVWNDLLVATVFLGTGEEHMVLTARLRELLGSRGGNWEILTASAFVSIAVPLFVFFVLQRYLVRGLLSGSVK from the coding sequence ATGACGACCAAAGTTGCAACTCCTTCATCGTCAGAGCCACAAAACGCTAAGTTTAGTATCAGCCGACTTCGTCGCTCTCCGTTAACGATTCTGGTGCATTTGTCTGTATTGTTGATAGTCATTCTCTGGACGCTACCAACAGCGGGTCTACTTATTTCGTCCTTTAGAGATAAAGACCAGTTAGCTTTATCAGGCTGGTGGACTTCTCTAACGGCATCAAAGCAAAACCTTGTAGCTCGTACGGATAACCCGGATACGCAAGTAAAGTTAGGTGACGTTTATGTGCTTTCGGGGCAGTTATTGGTAAACGACACACAGACAGAGATCATGGCATTTGGTTTTTCATCTCGAGAGCCGACTAAGTTTTTACCAAGCGAAGTCGCAGAAATGCGGAAAGGCGGAAAACTGACGGTTAGCGAAGACGGTCACTACAAGATGACTTCGCCTGAGCCATTTACTGGCAAACGTGGCAAACGAATTTTCTACACTGCGGTTGTCCCGCCAAAGTTTGGCTTAGACAACTACCGTGAGGTATTAACGGCAGAAGGGATAGGGCGTTCGTTTATTAATTCACTGACGGTCACCATTCCTGCCACCATCATACCGATCCTTATTGCGGCTTATGCGGCCTACGCTTTGTCGTGGATGAAGATGCCGGGGCGCAATCTATTGATCGCGCTGGTCGTTGGCCTACTCGTGGTGCCATTGCAGATGTCATTGATCCCACTGCTAAGGCTCTACAACGATATCGGTGCCTTCTTTGGTGTCGGGGCGAAAACCTACCTTGGAATATGGCTTGCACACACGGGCTTTGGTTTGCCGTTGGCAATTTACTTGCTGCGGAACTATATCTCCAGCCTACCTAGAGAAATCATTGAATCGGCCAAAGTCGATGGTGCGACGGACTTTGAGATCTTCATGCGAATCGTTCTGCCGCTGTCGTTTCCCGCTTTGGCGTCGTTTGCCATTTTCCAGTTCCTATGGGTGTGGAATGACTTGCTCGTGGCTACGGTGTTCTTAGGAACAGGAGAAGAGCATATGGTACTGACAGCGCGTTTGCGTGAGCTATTGGGATCTCGAGGTGGCAACTGGGAAATTTTGACAGCATCGGCGTTCGTTTCAATCGCGGTGCCGTTATTTGTGTTCTTTGTGCTGCAAAGATACTTAGTTCGTGGGCTACTTTCTGGTTCTGTTAAATAA
- a CDS encoding YcxB family protein: MPNNKEFTAEYTLNKAFFAECYDQTSTPTEFPKSYYKAALFLLFGSVLVKFELLPNGYLGWFFIVLSFIEALSVYFKRGWWVWRQNIGSSAGSKVELTIGTKGVTYKSGKVNNTIAWGDIDQLQQSDLGVILHMGKQRQYVSKSCLSDEMLAFMVEQHAAAKTS, translated from the coding sequence ATGCCCAACAACAAAGAATTCACAGCAGAATACACCCTCAACAAAGCCTTTTTTGCTGAGTGTTACGATCAAACCAGTACCCCAACTGAGTTCCCGAAATCCTACTACAAAGCTGCGCTGTTTCTGCTCTTTGGCTCGGTTTTAGTTAAGTTTGAGTTATTGCCTAACGGCTATTTGGGTTGGTTCTTTATTGTTTTGAGTTTTATCGAGGCTTTAAGCGTCTACTTTAAAAGAGGCTGGTGGGTGTGGCGTCAGAACATTGGTTCGAGTGCTGGCAGTAAAGTGGAGCTTACCATCGGCACCAAAGGCGTGACTTATAAAAGTGGCAAGGTCAATAATACCATTGCATGGGGTGATATCGACCAACTACAACAAAGTGATTTGGGAGTCATTCTTCACATGGGTAAACAGCGCCAATACGTCAGCAAATCTTGCTTAAGTGATGAAATGCTTGCCTTTATGGTCGAACAACACGCCGCAGCAAAAACGAGTTAA
- a CDS encoding DEAD/DEAH box helicase, with the protein MTDNTQQTTFAELGLIPTLVERLEALEYSQPTPIQSHTIPHVLEGRDIVGGANTGSGKTAAFALPILQKVYQQENSASRRGNYVSHLILVPTRELASQVAYNVKSYSYHLRDKIKTVAVFGGVSVNPQMLALRGGADVIVATPGRLLDLVSSNAIKLDQVQTLVLDEADRMLSLGFTEELNKILALLPEQKQTLLFSATFPDKVTNLSQGLLNNPVEVQLQSAEASTLVQRVFSVNKGQKTAVLAHLIKQHQWRQTLIFVNAKNACNHLAQKLSKRGITVEVFHGDKGQGARTRVLEGFKSGEIQVLIATDIAARGLDIEKLPVVINFDLPRSPADYMHRIGRSGRAGEVGLGLSLIDFDDYHHFKVIEKKNKFQLEREQVKGFEVEDDQSEAYFAPMKPRAKPAGTGKKKKKRNQ; encoded by the coding sequence ATGACAGATAACACACAGCAAACGACATTTGCCGAACTTGGTTTGATTCCAACCTTAGTCGAGCGCCTAGAAGCGTTAGAGTATAGCCAACCGACTCCAATTCAATCTCATACCATTCCTCATGTACTTGAAGGTCGAGATATTGTTGGTGGAGCCAATACCGGTTCTGGTAAAACTGCTGCTTTTGCGTTGCCGATCCTTCAAAAGGTTTATCAACAAGAAAATTCAGCGAGTCGTCGTGGCAACTATGTGTCGCATCTGATTTTAGTGCCAACACGCGAGCTGGCCTCACAGGTGGCTTACAATGTGAAATCTTACTCTTATCATCTAAGAGACAAGATTAAAACGGTTGCTGTGTTTGGTGGCGTATCGGTTAACCCTCAAATGCTGGCACTTCGTGGTGGCGCGGATGTGATTGTGGCAACGCCTGGCCGTCTTCTGGATCTCGTCTCTAGCAATGCCATCAAGCTAGACCAAGTACAAACATTGGTTTTGGATGAAGCGGATCGTATGCTAAGCCTTGGTTTTACCGAAGAGCTCAACAAGATCCTAGCGCTACTTCCAGAGCAAAAGCAGACATTATTGTTCTCTGCGACTTTCCCTGACAAAGTGACAAACCTTTCTCAAGGTTTATTGAACAACCCTGTTGAGGTTCAGTTGCAAAGTGCTGAAGCCAGCACTTTGGTGCAACGCGTGTTCAGTGTGAACAAAGGTCAAAAGACAGCGGTACTGGCTCATTTGATTAAGCAACACCAGTGGCGCCAGACGCTAATATTTGTGAATGCAAAGAACGCCTGTAATCACTTGGCTCAAAAACTGTCAAAACGCGGTATCACTGTGGAGGTTTTCCATGGTGACAAAGGGCAAGGCGCTCGTACTCGCGTTTTGGAAGGCTTCAAGTCGGGCGAGATTCAAGTGCTGATCGCAACTGATATTGCTGCTCGCGGGCTAGATATCGAAAAACTGCCAGTTGTGATTAACTTCGATCTTCCGCGCAGTCCTGCTGATTACATGCACCGTATCGGCCGAAGCGGCCGTGCTGGTGAGGTAGGTTTGGGTTTATCACTGATTGATTTTGATGACTATCACCACTTCAAAGTGATCGAGAAGAAGAATAAATTCCAGCTTGAGCGTGAGCAAGTTAAAGGCTTTGAAGTCGAAGACGACCAAAGCGAAGCCTACTTTGCACCGATGAAGCCACGCGCAAAACCAGCGGGCACTGGCAAAAAGAAAAAAAAGCGCAATCAATAG
- a CDS encoding LysE family translocator encodes MGVLIGYSNMSYSTFFPAAFPALAIAHFLALLSPGQDFFLIVAHSIRHKLRGSRFICLGVALGNAFYIGVAIFGWTIIRDNQAIYQMVEAIGGLWLLLFGAELLRSKKRNTDLDFEQIQVPSVPKQLVLGFNSAVLNPKNALFYMSLMTVILGNEVTLTQQVSCGLWMFFAVLTWDLLVASIISQPSVQRPLSNYIHVVERVAGVVLFFFGLSLFVGYLR; translated from the coding sequence TTGGGTGTTTTAATTGGATACTCAAATATGTCTTACTCTACCTTTTTCCCTGCTGCATTTCCTGCATTAGCTATTGCTCATTTTTTAGCGCTGTTGAGTCCTGGCCAAGACTTTTTCTTGATCGTTGCTCACTCCATACGTCATAAATTACGGGGGAGCCGCTTCATTTGTTTGGGTGTTGCTCTTGGGAATGCGTTCTATATTGGAGTCGCAATATTTGGTTGGACGATTATTCGTGATAATCAGGCTATCTATCAGATGGTTGAAGCTATTGGTGGGCTTTGGCTCCTTTTGTTTGGGGCTGAGTTGCTAAGAAGTAAAAAACGAAATACTGATTTGGATTTTGAGCAAATACAAGTACCGTCAGTACCAAAACAGTTAGTTCTAGGTTTCAACTCAGCGGTACTCAATCCTAAGAATGCGCTTTTCTATATGAGTTTAATGACAGTGATTCTGGGTAACGAGGTTACATTGACACAGCAAGTGTCATGCGGCTTGTGGATGTTTTTCGCGGTTCTAACTTGGGATTTACTTGTTGCATCAATTATTAGCCAACCCAGCGTGCAAAGACCGTTATCGAACTATATACACGTAGTCGAAAGAGTGGCCGGGGTAGTGTTGTTCTTTTTTGGGCTCTCATTGTTTGTTGGCTACTTGCGTTAG
- a CDS encoding AraC family transcriptional regulator translates to MGSNVRNISQGYWTSQLTPYLTVRTTRDSTQGYKAHYHPELSIGIMLAGQTCLSLRNTNVLLNKGDIILIEPNLVHACSPVDNNSRSYHMLYIDHQWCCSALSKLFSVEVKNFKVDHIFLSDKASELGLGSSISMLIERESHHIASSIENSILHLLSRYCTPCMSDNNDDLAYKVRELLLKDIENAPQLDAIANQLTYSPETLIRKFKRQFGITPKSFLSNYRVEKAKVLLKGGMDITDVANELGFFDQSQLHRAFVTYTASTPKQYQQIKSIFDNND, encoded by the coding sequence ATGGGGAGTAATGTAAGGAACATCAGTCAGGGGTATTGGACCAGCCAACTGACACCCTATCTGACGGTACGGACAACTCGAGATAGTACCCAGGGCTACAAAGCACATTACCATCCGGAGCTCTCTATTGGAATCATGCTTGCTGGTCAAACATGTTTGTCTCTACGCAATACAAATGTACTGCTAAATAAAGGTGACATCATTCTTATTGAGCCTAATTTGGTTCATGCCTGCAGTCCTGTAGACAACAACTCTAGAAGCTACCACATGCTTTACATAGATCATCAATGGTGTTGTAGTGCGTTATCGAAGCTGTTTAGTGTCGAAGTAAAAAATTTCAAAGTTGATCATATTTTTCTCTCCGATAAAGCTAGTGAGTTGGGACTTGGAAGTTCAATCTCTATGCTCATTGAGCGTGAATCGCACCATATCGCGTCATCAATCGAAAACTCTATACTCCATCTGTTAAGTCGATACTGTACACCTTGCATGAGTGACAATAATGATGACCTAGCATACAAAGTCAGAGAGTTACTGCTAAAAGATATTGAAAATGCTCCGCAGCTTGATGCTATCGCCAACCAGCTAACGTATAGCCCTGAAACCTTAATTAGAAAGTTCAAAAGACAGTTTGGGATTACGCCTAAATCATTTCTCAGCAATTATAGGGTCGAGAAGGCTAAGGTGCTTCTGAAAGGGGGTATGGACATTACCGATGTCGCTAATGAACTCGGTTTTTTTGATCAGAGTCAGTTACACCGGGCTTTTGTGACCTATACAGCCTCAACGCCTAAGCAATATCAACAGATAAAGTCAATTTTCGACAATAATGATTAA
- a CDS encoding RNA methyltransferase — protein MTTKPKVVIGLNNPKSPTNVGAVMRAAGCYEAGEVRYSGTRYSRAVKFQTDTQNSHERIALVEKEDLTADLADDVEIVCIEFAVGASSLPHFEHPEKAIYIFGPEDGSLPQEIVDKAHHVVYVPTNGCMNLAATVNVVLYDRLAKTMGTIDDHQQVIANRDNKNRLTVKTV, from the coding sequence ATGACAACAAAGCCCAAAGTCGTTATCGGCCTAAATAACCCGAAGAGCCCAACCAATGTGGGTGCAGTAATGCGCGCTGCTGGGTGTTACGAGGCAGGTGAAGTGCGTTATAGCGGTACACGCTATAGCCGAGCCGTTAAATTTCAAACCGATACCCAAAACAGTCATGAACGAATTGCTTTGGTGGAAAAAGAAGATCTCACTGCGGATTTGGCGGATGATGTTGAAATCGTTTGTATTGAGTTTGCTGTTGGTGCGAGCTCTCTGCCTCACTTTGAACATCCTGAGAAAGCCATCTATATATTTGGCCCCGAGGATGGCTCGTTGCCACAAGAGATCGTCGATAAAGCTCATCACGTGGTTTACGTACCGACTAACGGCTGCATGAACCTTGCTGCGACGGTGAATGTGGTTTTGTATGACCGCCTAGCGAAAACCATGGGCACGATCGATGACCATCAACAAGTTATCGCCAATCGAGACAATAAAAACCGTTTAACAGTGAAAACGGTTTAA
- a CDS encoding DUF1456 family protein, which produces MTNNEILRRIQHALNLKNAQIMKAFEQAEVTVAHDKVANWLKDESDKSCVKMKDQELAVFLNGFINLKRGKKDGEQPKPEVALTNNMILMKLRIALDMKAEDVLDVLEVVGISLSKYEIGAYFRKPNNKNYKQCEDQLLCDFLNGVQFTNRPDSEEFTG; this is translated from the coding sequence GTGACTAACAACGAAATTTTACGTCGTATCCAACACGCGTTAAACCTTAAAAATGCACAGATAATGAAAGCTTTCGAGCAGGCAGAAGTCACTGTGGCTCACGATAAAGTGGCAAACTGGTTAAAAGATGAAAGCGACAAATCTTGCGTTAAGATGAAGGATCAAGAGTTAGCGGTATTCTTAAATGGCTTTATTAACCTCAAGCGAGGCAAAAAAGACGGCGAGCAACCTAAGCCAGAAGTCGCGTTGACCAACAACATGATTCTCATGAAGCTGCGCATTGCGCTAGATATGAAAGCAGAAGATGTGTTGGACGTATTAGAAGTGGTTGGTATTAGTTTAAGTAAATACGAAATTGGTGCGTATTTCCGCAAGCCAAACAACAAAAACTACAAACAGTGTGAAGACCAACTGCTGTGCGACTTCTTAAATGGTGTGCAGTTTACCAATCGTCCCGATTCTGAAGAGTTTACTGGGTAA
- a CDS encoding ABC transporter ATP-binding protein, translated as MTGLSLTNVKKSYGETQVLQGIDLDIQQGEFIVFVGPSGCGKSTLLRMIAGLEDITSGEVCIEGARVNELPAAMRGIAMVFQTYALYPHMTVYDNMAFAMRIAKESKEAIHERVMEAARMLQLEPYLDRLPKALSGGQRQRVAIGRAIVRQPKVFLFDEPLSNLDAALRVQTRIEIANLKEALTETTMIYVTHDQVEAMTLADRIVVLSSGRIEQVGTPLELYTDPANVFVAQFIGSPAMNISKARMEKAGEASLVTAESGLNIEVPVCSEDSLAGTELQLGIRPEDFLVAEPADALMSGKVLFVESLGEVTLLHIKVEGHEEAVVAKLPGILDFHKGEEIYLKAEPEKIHLFNREGISLKHL; from the coding sequence ATGACAGGATTATCTTTAACAAACGTCAAAAAATCATACGGTGAAACTCAGGTACTGCAAGGGATTGACCTCGATATTCAGCAAGGGGAGTTTATTGTGTTCGTTGGCCCATCGGGCTGCGGAAAATCGACACTATTGCGAATGATTGCAGGGCTTGAAGATATTACTTCTGGAGAAGTCTGTATCGAAGGCGCCAGGGTTAATGAACTGCCTGCAGCGATGCGCGGTATTGCCATGGTGTTCCAAACTTATGCGCTGTACCCACATATGACCGTGTACGACAACATGGCATTTGCGATGCGTATTGCGAAAGAGTCCAAGGAGGCCATTCACGAACGAGTGATGGAAGCGGCACGTATGCTCCAGCTTGAACCTTATTTGGATCGTCTGCCAAAAGCACTCTCTGGTGGTCAAAGGCAGCGTGTTGCGATTGGCCGAGCCATTGTAAGGCAGCCAAAGGTGTTCTTATTTGATGAGCCATTGTCTAACTTAGATGCGGCGCTGCGTGTTCAGACCCGAATTGAAATCGCTAATCTCAAGGAGGCGCTCACTGAGACAACGATGATCTACGTGACGCACGATCAGGTTGAAGCGATGACATTAGCAGACCGAATTGTTGTGCTCTCTTCTGGTCGTATCGAGCAAGTTGGTACGCCGCTAGAACTCTATACCGACCCTGCCAATGTTTTTGTTGCGCAGTTCATCGGCTCTCCAGCAATGAACATCAGCAAAGCTCGAATGGAGAAAGCGGGTGAAGCGTCACTCGTGACCGCAGAAAGTGGCCTTAATATTGAAGTTCCTGTGTGCTCTGAGGATTCTTTAGCAGGCACCGAGCTGCAACTAGGTATTCGCCCTGAAGATTTTCTTGTTGCCGAACCCGCGGATGCGCTGATGTCGGGTAAGGTGCTGTTTGTTGAGTCTTTGGGTGAAGTCACGTTACTTCACATCAAAGTAGAAGGGCATGAAGAAGCTGTTGTAGCCAAGCTTCCAGGTATATTAGATTTCCATAAGGGCGAAGAAATTTATCTAAAAGCAGAGCCAGAGAAGATCCACTTGTTTAATCGCGAGGGGATTTCGCTCAAACACCTGTAA